Proteins from a genomic interval of Lycium ferocissimum isolate CSIRO_LF1 chromosome 2, AGI_CSIRO_Lferr_CH_V1, whole genome shotgun sequence:
- the LOC132032839 gene encoding pentatricopeptide repeat-containing protein At5g27110 translates to MDSIKILSLLKSSLSISTSLKQAKLLHQKIVTLGLQSNIILSKNLINLYISCHDFHSTKLVFQNLENPLDITLWNGLMAAYTKNHMFNEALQLFDKLLQFPYLKPDSYTFPTVLKACSGFGNVQCGQMIHAHLIKTGFLSDVVVTSSVIGMYAKCDFFRSAIHLFDEMPERDVACWNTVISCYYQSGQFEKALEFFEKMKDLRYMPNSVTYTAAISSCSRLLDAKRGESIHQELVNNKFLLDGFVSSALVDMYGKCGFLEKAKRIFEQIPGKSLVSWNSMISGYSLRGDSKSCIELLRRMNEENMKPSSVTLSSLLMACSKSAQLQHGKFLHAYIIRNNIGSDVFLNASLVDLYFKCGRVESAQNVFSKITKKNVEAWNVMISGYVSAGYYLEALDVYNDMKLAGIKPDAITLTSALVSCSQLAALEQGKEIHKCIVDNRLESSEIVMGSLLDMYAKCGAVSEAFEVFDELPERDLVSWTTMISAYGSHGQAFEALKLFNEMLYSNVQLDRVAFLAVISACAHAGLVDEGYRYFNLMVSNCGIQPSAEEYSCLIDLLGRAGRLREAYAILQSNAHIGEDVELLTALASACHLHGELDIGEEIGKMLTQKDEDDPSTYIVLAKIYASQNKWNEVRKLRLKMKELGLRKKPGCSWIEVDKRTQTFLADDKSFPLVDNVYQCLSLINSDMENYECFSINSNGDEFYSQPTT, encoded by the coding sequence ATGGATTCCATCAAAATTTTGTCCCTCTTGAAATCATCCCTTAGTATTTCAACATCACTGAAACAAGCCAAACTGTTGCACCAAAAGATTGTCACTCTAGGCTTACAAAGCAACATTATTTTATCCAAGAATCTAATTAACCTATACATCTCTTGCCATGATTTCCATTCCACTAAGCTAGTCTTTCAAAATCTTGAGAACCCTCTTGATATCACTTTATGGAATGGTCTAATGGCTGCTTATACTAAGAACCATATGTTCAATGAAGCTCTTCAACTCTTTGACAAGTTGTTACAATTCCCATATCTTAAACCTGATAGTTACACTTTCCCTACTGTTCTTAAGGCTTGTAGTGGTTTTGGAAATGTCCAATGTGGTCAAATGATACATGCTCATTTGATTAAAACTGGGTTTTTATCAGATGTTGTTGTGACAAGTTCAGTGATTGGGATGTATGCGAAATGCGACTTTTTCAGGTCAGCTATACATctgtttgatgaaatgcctgAAAGAGATGTTGCGTGTTGGAATACTGTGATTTCATGCTACTATCAAAGTGGGCAATTTGAAAAAGCTCTTGAATTTTTTGAGAAGATGAAGGATTTGAGATATATGCCTAATTCGGTTACCTATACAGCTGCAATCTCATCATGTTCGAGGCTTTTGGATGCGAAAAGAGGGGAGAGCATTCATCAGGAATTAGTGAATAATAAGTTTCTGTTGGATGGTTTTGTAAGTTCTGCTCTTGTGGACATGTATGGGAAATGTGGCTTCTTAGAGAAGGCCAAACGGATTTTTGAACAAATCCCTGGTAAGAGTTTGGTTTCTTGGAATTCCATGATATCTGGGTATAGTTTGAGAGGTGATAGCAAATCATGCATTGAGCTTTTACGAAGGATGaatgaagaaaacatgaaacccTCTTCCGTGACTTTAAGCAGCTTATTAATGGCGTGCTCTAAATCTGCTCAATTGCAGCATGGGAAGTTTcttcatgcatatataattcGAAATAATATAGGATCTGATGTCTTTCTTAACGCTTCACTTGTTGACTTATATTTCAAGTGTGGCAGAGTGGAGAGTGCCCAAAATGTCTTTAGTAAGATCACAAAGAAGAATGTGGAAGCCTGGAATGTAATGATCTCTGGATATGTGTCAGCTGGCTACTACTTGGAGGCTCTTGACGTTTATAATGACATGAAGTTGGCAGGGATAAAGCCTGATGCAATCACTTTGACTAGTGCCTTGGTATCTTGTTCACAGTTGGCAGCTTTAGAACAGGGCAAGGAGATCCACAAGTGTATTGTTGATAATAGGTTGGAATCCAGTGAAATTGTTATGGGATCGCTGCTTGATATGTATGCTAAATGTGGTGCGGTAAGTGAAGCTTTTGAAGTCTTTGATGAGTTGCCTGAGAGAGATCTGGTATCATGGACTACAATGATCTCCGCATATGGATCTCATGGCCAAGCTTTTGAAGCGTTAAAACTCTTTAATGAAATGCTGTATTCTAATGTACAACTGGACAGAGTTGCATTCCTTGCAGTAATTTCTGCATGTGCTCATGCTGGATTAGTGGATGAAGGTTACcgttattttaatttaatggtCAGCAACTGTGGCATCCAACCATCAGCTGAAGAGTACTCATGTCTAATTGACCTTCTTGGACGTGCGGGAAGATTGCGTGAAGCCTATGCAATTCTGCAGAGCAACGCGCACATCGGGGAGGATGTTGAGTTATTAACTGCATTAGCTTCTGCATGCCATTTGCATGGGGAACTAGATATTGGTGAAGAAATCGGAAAAATGCTTACTCAAAAAGACGAAGATGATCCGTCTACTTACATTGTTTTGGcaaaaatatatgcttcgcAGAACAAATGGAATGAGGTACGCAAGTTGAGACTGAAGATGAAGGAGCTGGGATTGAGGAAGAAACCTGGATGTAGTTGGATTGAAGTAGACAAGCGGACTCAAACTTTCTTGGCAGATGATAAATCATTCCCGCTAGTAGACAATGTTTATCAATGTCTATCGTTAATAAATAGTGACATGGAAAACTATGAATGCTTTAGCATTAATAGCAACGGAGATGAATTCTACTCACAGCCAACTACTTGA